From a region of the Geothrix sp. 21YS21S-2 genome:
- a CDS encoding cbb3-type cytochrome c oxidase subunit II: MLRKADTSAVWAIVASLVLFFIGGLLTTVVPPMVDKSWGKPFANSDPAKGPTGHLAKLNEQQLQGRAIYVREGCWYCHTQQIRTLLADTKRYGWKGVDAPISTPDEFVYDTPHMFGTKRTGPDLARIGGRYDTQWHRTHFRNPRDLVKGSIMPAFPWIVNDPKEFTALVAYMQTLGRAKDWRPANDYEK; encoded by the coding sequence ATGCTGAGAAAAGCCGACACTTCCGCAGTCTGGGCCATCGTCGCGTCCCTCGTCCTCTTCTTCATCGGAGGCCTGCTCACCACCGTGGTGCCGCCCATGGTCGACAAGAGCTGGGGCAAGCCCTTCGCCAACTCCGATCCCGCCAAGGGTCCCACGGGGCACCTGGCGAAGCTCAACGAGCAGCAGCTGCAGGGCCGCGCCATCTACGTGCGGGAAGGCTGCTGGTACTGCCACACGCAGCAGATCCGCACCCTGCTGGCCGACACCAAGCGCTACGGCTGGAAGGGCGTCGACGCCCCCATCTCCACGCCCGACGAGTTCGTCTACGACACCCCGCACATGTTCGGCACCAAGCGCACCGGTCCCGACCTCGCGCGCATCGGCGGGCGCTACGACACCCAGTGGCACCGCACCCACTTCCGCAATCCCCGCGACCTCGTCAAGGGCTCGATCATGCCGGCCTTCCCATGGATCGTCAACGATCCCAAGGAATTCACCGCCCTGGTGGCCTACATGCAGACCCTCGGGCGCGCCAAGGACTGGCGCCCGGCCAACGACTACGAGAAGTAG